The following proteins come from a genomic window of Oncorhynchus clarkii lewisi isolate Uvic-CL-2024 chromosome 23, UVic_Ocla_1.0, whole genome shotgun sequence:
- the LOC139381990 gene encoding thioredoxin-dependent peroxide reductase, mitochondrial-like gives MQIEALVSSNAIQPLHLSIYKMAATIGRLLKTSAKVATGGLKVSASPHGNSVNKASRILTCPVLQKTCFSTSTAGWAPAVTQHAPHFKATAVHNGEFKEMSLDDFKGKYLVLFFYPLDFTFVCPTEIISFSDKASEFHDINCEVVGVSVDSHFTHLAWINTPRKAGGLGDIHIPLLADLNKQLSRDYGILLEGPGIALRGLFIIDPSGVVKHMSVNDLPVGRCVDETLRLVRAFQFVETHGEVCPASWTPDSPTIKPTPEGSKEYFEKVNN, from the exons ATGCAAATTGAGGCCTTGGTATCCAGTAATGCGATTCAGCCTCTGCACTTGTCAATATACAAAATGGCAGCCACCATTGGGAGACTATTAAAGACCTCT GCAAAGGTTGCAACTGGAGGACTGAAAGTATCAGCCTCGCCACATGGAAATTCAGTGAACAAGGCCTCAAGAATTTTGACCTGTCCTGTACTGCAGAAAACCTGTTTCTCCACCA GTACAGCTGGATGGGCTCCAGCTGTCACTCAGCACGCACCACATTTTAAAGCTACAGCTGTCCACAATGGCGAGTTCAAGGAAATGAGCCTAGATGACTTTAAGGGCAAATACCTAGTCCTTTTCTTCTACCCTCTCGACTT CACGTTTGTTTGTCCGACAGAGATCATCTCATTCAGTGACAAGGCCAGCGAGTTCCATGACATCAACTGTGAAGTGGTGGGCGTGTCGGTGGATTCGCACTTCACCCACCTGGCATGGATAAACACCCCTCGCAAG GCTGGAGGTTTGGGTGACATCCACATCCCCCTGCTGGCAGACCTCAACAAACAGTTGTCCAGAGACTATGGCATACTTCTGGAGGGTCCTGGCATTGCACTGAG GGGACTGTTTATCATTGATCCAAGTGGTGTGGTGAAGCATATGAGCGTCAACGACCTGCCAGTAGGCCGCTGTGTGGATGAGACCCTGCGTCTGGTGAGGGCCTTCCAGTTTGTGGAGACTCACGGTGAAGTATGCCCTGCTAGCTGGACCCCCGACTCTCCTACG ATCAAGCCAACTCCAGAAGGTTCAAAGGAGTACTTTGAGAAAGTCAACAACTAG